The DNA segment GTAGAAGAAGGGGCCGGCGCCGCGTGCGATCTGTTCCTTGGCGTTATGGAACAGGAACAGCGCGAAGTCGAAGATGCCGCCGGAGACGCGCTGGCCGTCGATGGTGACGTGCTTCTCGTCCAGGTGCCAGCCGCGCGGGCGCACTTGCAGCGTGGCGATCTTGTCGTTCAGCTTGTAGTGCTTGCCGTTGGAATCCAGCGTGAGGGTGCGGCGCACGGCGGCCTTGAGGTTGACCTGGCCCTGCAACTGGTTGTGCCAGTTGGGGGTGTTGGAGTCCTCGAAGTCGGTCATGTAGCTGTCCGCGCCGGAGTTGAACGCGTTGATGACCATCTTGGCTTCGACCGGGCCGGTGATTTCCACGCGGCGGCAATGCAGTGCCGGCGGCACCGGCGCGACCTTCCAGTCGCCTTCGCGCACGCTCTTGGTCTGCGCAAGGAAGTCGGGCAGTTCGCCGGCGTCCAGGCGCTTGGTGCGCTCGACGCGGGCTGCCAGCAGTTCCTGGCGGCGCGGCTCGAAGGCGCGGTGCAGTTTGTCCACCAGGGCCAGGGCCGCCGGCGTGAGGATGTCTTCGTAGGCCGGCAGGATTTCGCCGGTAATCTTCATGCCCGCAGGCAGCGTGATGGCCATCAGTGTTCTCCTGTGATCGATGGTTGATTAAAAGTGCCCGCCGTCAAACCGCCGCACCTTGGGTGCGGACGAATTCGAGCAGGTCATTCATGTCGTGCCCGGTGCCGGAAGGGCTCACATCGAGCCGCTCCGCCGGATGACCGGCACGATTGATCCAGAACGTGGTGTAGCCGTACCAGGTGGCGCCGCAAGCGTCCCAGCCATTGGACGAGACGAAGAGGATCTCCCCTGCCGGCACGCCAAACGCCTTGGGGCCCAGCGCGTAGGCCTCGGGCGCGGTCTTGTACATGCGCACCGCGTCGACCGACAGCACGTGGTCGAACAGCCCGTGCATGCCAGCACTCTTGACCGAGATATCCAGCATCTGCGGATTGCCGTTGGAAAGAATGCCCAGCGGCAGCCCGGCTGAGCGCAGGCGCTTGAGCGCGCCGAGGTTTTCCGGGAAGGCCGACAAGCACGCGTACTCCTTGAGCAGTTGCGCCTCCAGGGCCGGGTCCAGCACCAGTTGCAGGCGCTCGGCCGCATAGCGCAGCGCATCCACCGTCAGCGCCCAGAACGGCTTGTAGTAGGCGCCGTCGGGCGCGGCCATCGAGCGGATGCGGGTGTAGTCGATCTGACGCTCGCGCCACAGCAGCGCCAGCGCCTCGCCCTTGCCCGGAAACAATTGCTCCGCGCGCGCGGTGACGGAATACACGTCGAACAGCGTGCCATAGGCATCGAAGACGACGGCGCGGATCTTTTGCATGAGCTGGAGCGGTTCCTTTGGACAAACCCGACAATCCCGGCATACCCGGCAGGCCGGCGCCACTGCGTGGGCCTGTACACCAATGAATGCATAGCATTGTAGGGAGACGTTGCAGTGCGGCAAAGTCGGTCGGGGTCACTTGATCTTTTACTTTTACACCACTAATCTTCGCTAACGGTGTAAAGATAAGGCACCAAATCCACCCCATTGCCTCACCCGCCCCTTGCTTTGGGCGGCATGAGGCACAAAACTGGCGAGCTTCGTGGATCATTTCAAACAATTGGAGACGTTCGTCTCGGTAGCCGCGCGGGGCAGCCTTTCGGCGGCCGCGGCGGCTGAAGGCGTGGCGCCGGCCATCATCGGCCGGCGCATCGATGCGCTGGAGGAACGGCTGGGCGTCAAGCTGCTGCTGCGCACCACGCGCAAGATCAGCCTGACCTTCGAAGGCTCGGCCTTCCTGGAAGACTGCCAGCGCATCCTCAACGACCTGCACAACGCCGAGGCCAGCGTCTCGGCAGGCGGCGTCAAGGCCAGCGGCCATCTGCGCGTGACCGCGCCGGCGGGCTACGGGCGCAAGCACGTGGCGCCGCTGGTGCCGTTGTTCATCGAATCGCACCCGGATGTGA comes from the Cupriavidus basilensis genome and includes:
- a CDS encoding haloacid dehalogenase type II → MQKIRAVVFDAYGTLFDVYSVTARAEQLFPGKGEALALLWRERQIDYTRIRSMAAPDGAYYKPFWALTVDALRYAAERLQLVLDPALEAQLLKEYACLSAFPENLGALKRLRSAGLPLGILSNGNPQMLDISVKSAGMHGLFDHVLSVDAVRMYKTAPEAYALGPKAFGVPAGEILFVSSNGWDACGATWYGYTTFWINRAGHPAERLDVSPSGTGHDMNDLLEFVRTQGAAV